ACAATACGTGAAatgaagcatgatttattgtgtttatgtgtACCGAATTTAATTCTTAATTCAAAGTGTTTTGaatgtttgtgtttgtgtgagggtagaaccgtaggacataggtcgaccaatcCCGTCCTACATCAGGTCGATTATCTAATTTTTCACTTTTATGTCCTCAGTAGATAATTTATTTagtaaatgaaataaatatttataagagGTTAATACGGGGATTTAGAAAGATGATACCCCtataaaataatagaatacaaaaaatagagagggagagaagaggatTTGGAGGAGAAGAacgtaaatataaaaaaataaaaaataaagaaacgaACTCCACTTTTAGTGGGATTGTTGAACAAGCCAAGCTCGAGTAATCGAGCACAAGCCAGTGATTAATTTTTCGAGTTGAGCTCAAGCTTAATTTTTGGAGCTCAGTTCGACTTGACATATTTGTAGTGACTGAATCTATTCCATTGTCATGTGTCAAACATGAAACCAATCACCATCTTAAAAGGGAACACAAAGGGAGTGCTCAATGTGAATGGTCTTACAATTTCAAACCTTTGCCTTTTAACGGAACCATTGAAGCCAAACAATGAATATGGCAATCTGGTGGCCAATATTGTTGAAACTACGGGTCAATTTTTCATAAAGAATGCTATAGGATCCCTTCATCACTCGGTACTTATATTCAAATTTTTAGCTGTAACTAACAGTGTTGCTGGAGTCAAGCTCTGATTAACATAAAAGTTGGTGAACCTAATCTTCTCTCAATTGGATAAATTCAAAATTGGTGGCTTGAAAAAATCAGGCTCTTCTATTGATCGAGAACAAATGAAGTTAAACAAAAATTAaccccaaaattttaaaaaatttctggaaaagaagaaaaaaacaaaaccGAAAAATCATTTCAAATGTCTCCCAACAAGGATCCTGGATCACAAAACCCAAAAGTTCTCCATACTATGCCATTAATCCAAAACAACCctcataaaagaaataaattctaTCTACAATTTGATTTACAACTCCTCTACGTAATAATTTTATGAGTCTATATTCCCCTGCCTCCATTGTGCAGGGGAGATCCCATCCCATTTCTTAGTTTTTGGCTGAGTGCGGTTTCTGAGTAAATTGATTGCGACTTCGGTGGCTTCTGAACTTCTTGGTCATGCCCATTTCCACGTCCATTTTCTTCCTCTAAAATCATTTGAACTTCGCCTTTCTTCAGATCTTCTTTGTGCAAGTCGTTCTCGGGTGGAACTGTATAGACAAAGGGTGCGACCGAGACGTCGTCGAAGTCCTGGAGAGGCTCCAGGGCCTTGACCACGGTACTCATGGCGGGCCTCTGCTTAGGGCGGTGGCTGAGGCATTGGTAAGCCAACATGGCCGCCTTCTGAGCTCCGGTCTCAGAGTACTGGCCTTCGAGTCTTGGATCCATTATCGGCCTAGCTTGCGGGGGTCGGTTAGCAAAGGCCTAGCCCACTCCGTTAGGTTCTGCTCCCGGTGAGGCCGGCTCTTATCCAACGACCTCCTCCCTGTTAGAAGCTCTACAAGCACTACTCCGAAGCTGTAAACATCGCTCTTTGACGTTAAATGACCTAAAAAAAACAGAAGAAAAATTGAGTTTTAATGAATCTCATCATATAAACAATTGAAGTTGTGATTCACCCAAGCCtcaatttttatatatttgaatTTACCAGTCATGATGTACTCCGGGGCAGCGTAGCCTTGGGTACCCATGACCCGAGTGGAAACGTGGGTATCATCTCCTTCAGGACCATCCTTTGCTAGACCGAAATCTGAGAGTTTGGGAGTGTAATCCtacaaatgaattaaaaataacGAAAATTTAGCGATTGAATCACTCTGGAAATGTTTCTGCGGTAAAAGTGCATTTGAAAACACGAATTTAGGATTGTGAATTTGAAATTTGTCCCAAATTTGTAAGCACTATTTGTGGAGATGTGTTGTTCTGAGGGAGGAGGAACTTACAGAATCTAACAATATGTTCGAAGCTTTAAAATCTCTATAGATGACTGGCTTCTCTGCTTCATGGAGGAAGGCAAGGCCCTTTGCTGCTCCGAGTGCAATTTTCATTCTGGCTGACCATGGAAGTGACACAGCGTACCCTACTGTccccaaaaaaacaaaagaaagacaATCACTCTACTGCAATAAAGAGGAGAATTACTTCTAGCTGTAGTAaaactatttttcttttttaaaattaacaaaaaaaggTATGACCTAAATTTATTGATTCAGTCAGAGAATTTCACATATAAATTTATctcatattaaaaaaattaagtgaaTGATAggtgcttttatatatatatatatatatatgattggacACAATACCTAATGGACTTAAGCTTTTAGATTTAGTTGATGTTCATCTATCAACATTATCTACTAATAGCTTagttttgttctttttattttttaaagaataacttttaaaaaagagtagatgaaattaaaagaaaatgattGAGATTGTTTCTCAGGAAAGTAAGTTATTAAAAAAAGGGTTGATTCTAacttttaataaatatatatatatatatatatatataatgtataaaaatatctaaaataataaaaataaatgccttTTTAAGATCTATATTAATACCTTAATAACtgtgtaatatttgaaaaaaataaataaaatacttgTCCGATAGAATAATTTGTTGAAAAAAGCAATAATTATTAACTTTTCAAAGTTCAAAATTCTTAACTTGTAAAAatcttcaaaaaaatttaaaaattaatattttaaaatttttaaacaaatatttaccacacactttatatttaatgtttattttaACAGAAAAAAACTTAGGAGGAAAGGGACAGCCTCACCCTTATCCTGTGTTTTGAAATTTGGATTTTAagttttgaatttagatttatgcaaaatttagataaaatataatattaaattttatctaaatttacataaatttaaatataaatttgaaattcatcccgtCAAACACTATCTTAATCTACAATGGAACCAATCAATAAATTGAATGAACTTTTGATATTTCGAAGCGTGCGGGACATGTAGGAGAAATTGGTCATTTCGCGACTTTATAATCAGTCAATTTACTGAATTTGAAAAACCTTTATTTCCAGAACAAGGAAGGATTGATTACAAGGTTGGGGAAAAAAACATAAAGCATCTTCCGAGAGAGTGAAACCCACAGGATCCATCCAATTTTGACTATTCCAAAAATAGCCCATGCTCTGGACTCTCTGTTTTCTAGCCTTTTTAAAATGAATGATGATCTGTTGAGCAATCCTAAATTTACTAATTAAAAAAATAGCCTCTGTTCATTACCTACTACTAAAATGATATAAGACATCagaagaaaataatattttaaaacatgCTCTACAGCAAAGCAGCCAGAGATTGGAAGACAGAACATACTCCTAAAAAGTTGATTTTCCAGGCTGCCTCGCGGCATGTATTCATAGACCAGAAGCCGGTGCTCATCTTCGCAGCAGTACCCTATCAGCTTCACCAAATGTGGATGCCTCAGTTGCCCAAGAAAGATTACTTCTGTCTGCCAACAAAAAGtgttaaataaaattaatgaaCTCATCAAATCTGCATTGAAAGATCTCCATATCATTGAATTCTGCATTGTAAGCTTGGCTTCTACAATGGTTTTTCGGGTCAGCTTGAGGCAAGATTTTGTGTCCTTTGGTAATAAGGCTCTCTGTTCTGGCTAGAGTTTTCTCTTTGAATACTCTGTTTTCGGTTTAAAATTTGATCTATTAACAACCCAAACTGGTTCCTCCTATCTGACTCTGAAAATTGCAAGAATTAAACTGGGAATTGCCGTAGTTTTGTCAAGAACACGTAATTATACCAGGAGCTCAAAGACaagattaaaaattttttaaagattttgttCTAGCCAGTGTTATCTCTGATTGCTCTGTTTTTTTGGTTAATAGATTTACCTCTTGTGAAAAATAGAATAATTAAATTGGGATTTCAGTACATTTCTCATTAAGacacaatgttttttttttcccaaagcTCATAATATTGAAAGGGTCATAAAACAGAACAAAGCAGGGCATGTAAATGTGCTTACCAGCCACTCCCTATGACCCTGCAGGCCTTCCAGGTCCAAGAGCTTAACTGCCACAGGCTGGGGCTTCAAGCCAGGTCTGAGCTTCTCATCAATGAAGCCCTTGTGGACTGGGCCGAACCCGCCCTCACCGAGGAAGTTGCTCGTCGAGAAGCTCTGCGTGATCACCCTCAGCTCGGCGAAGGTGAACACGTGAAGGTTTGACCCAGCAAGGGAGGTAGAGAGATCCTCCGAGAACGTCGACCCGGGGTTGCTCAACTCCGAGACTGAGATCCTTCGAAACGAACCCAGTTTTGAGCTCACCTTGTTATTGATCTTGATCTTGGGCTTGGAGGGCAGGTTCAAACAGCTTGTTATGAAGGATTTCCATGTATTGTTGCTTTTCTTCACAGTCATTTGGTACGGAAACCAAAGATTGGTTGCGATGAATTGATGAAAAGGGTTGGTGAAAATGGGGAATATTTGAGAAATGGCTTGGAGAGCAGAGACTATATAGCTCTatagaacccaaaaatatttaaaatatatcacttcggatcgagagagagagactgtgtgttgatttttctttttccaaTTTCCACAACTTGCTCGTTTTGCTCTGTTCCTGAAATTGTAATATAGAAGATGGAAAATTTCCACGCTAGTCCCTAGTCTGTACGCGTAATGATACATATTGAAAGGACATAAGGGGTTTGTTTTATTATTCCATGTCGGGCCAACGATATGGGCAAAGTCTTCGAGTTCGGTTCCTTGATGGGAAATGACGGGCCTACCCCTTGACTTCGTACATCCAGATTTTTAAAGATAATTCACCTTCCATTtgaatttaatttcaattttcacGGAATTGTATTGAGTTTAATCCaattttatgtaaatttaaattaattttttaaaaatatgttttcaaacATAAATTTAAAGAAATTAAGGTAATATTTCGTCTTAATAATATTTGAAATAGGAAAAAGTATAATAAAaatttatctcatttattttctacCAACTAACTATTTAGTTTAAATTAAGTCTTGGTTTTATTTGGCACCATAAATTTTCATACATTCAAATTTATGCgattttagataaaatataatgtaaaaattaTCTTTACAAATTTAAGACTTGAAGTTTATGTCTTTCAAAACTTGAATTTcaggttttaaatttaaattcatgtagatttgggaaaaatgttgaatatgaaaatctaaattcaatacaaatctatattgagttgttttgtcCAAATATATAGAAATCTAAATCCTAAATATAAAATtcattacaacaacaacaacaaaactaagccttaagtctcactatgTGAGATTAGTCTTTtcccgccaatttatgcgatcatggattaTTTCTTTTGATACATTTAAGAATATTAAATCCttagttatttttttctttcaagttattttaggtctatccatACCCCTTCTATTACCCTCAATAGTATCTacctcactcttcctcactggcgcactatgtgacCTACTTTATAAGTGTCCATATTATCTgaatcgtccct
This window of the Malania oleifera isolate guangnan ecotype guangnan chromosome 6, ASM2987363v1, whole genome shotgun sequence genome carries:
- the LOC131157458 gene encoding LOW QUALITY PROTEIN: serine/threonine-protein kinase RIPK (The sequence of the model RefSeq protein was modified relative to this genomic sequence to represent the inferred CDS: inserted 1 base in 1 codon), with protein sequence MTVKKSNNTWKSFITSCLNLPSKPKIKINNKVSSKLGSFRRISVSELSNPGSTFSEDLSTSLAGSNLHVFTFAELRVITQSFSTSNFLGEGGFGPVHKGFIDEKLRPGLKPQPVAVKLLDLEGLQGHREWLTEVIFLGQLRHPHLVKLIGYCCEDEHRLLVYEYMPRGSLENQLFRRYAVSLPWSARMKIALGAAKGLAFLHEAEKPVIYRDFKASNILLDSDYTPKLSDFGLAKDGPEGDDTHVSTRVMGTQGYAAPEYIMTGHLTSKSDVYSFGVVLVELLTGRRSLDKSRPHREQNLTEWARPLLTDPRKLXPIMDPRLEGQYSETGAQKAAMLAYQCLSHRPKQRPAMSTVVKALEPLQDFDDVSVAPFVYTVPPENDLHKEDLKKGEVQMILEEENGRGNGHDQEVQKPPKSQSIYSETALSQKLRNGMGSPLHNGGRGI